From the Bacillus sp. FJAT-22090 genome, the window TTCATTCGAAAGTGTCATAAATTCAGAAATAATGTCTGAAACTTCGCTTAATCTCTTTTTATCAATTAGCACTAAAAGTGTATTGATAACGATAGGATTTGCATTAGCAAAAACTTCACGAATCAACTCTTTTTTCTTGTCTAAGGAAAGCTTTGGAGATGTGAATAGAGTTTTCAAATCTTTATTGCCATTCCAGACAACTTTAAGTTCACGTAAATCATTTTCTACTGATTGAAGCTCGTTTTTTTGTTGTGCTAGTTCGAATAATGCGATTGCGTAACGCTGTGCTGCAGTTGATTTACTCAATTAACTTCGCCTGCCTTCGCAATCGTAGCCTCGATTAGCGCACGATTATCTTCTTCCGAAACTTCTTTTTCAAGAACTTTGGACGCTGCAAGTACAGAAAGTGAAACTACTTCTTGTCGTACTGCCGCAATCGCTCTTTCTTTTTCTGTATCGATTTCACGAATAGCAGATTCTTTTAAACGCGCTGCTTCAGAACGAGCAGTTGTGATAATTTCTTCACGAGACGCTTCGCCTTGCTTTTTCGCATTTTCTACAATCGCTAGTGCTTCCGTGCGTGCTTCTTTAAGTAAGTCACGTTGTTCTTCTAGTAATCGCTCTGATTCTTGGCGGCTAGATTCAGCTGCTTCAATTTCACTTGCGATTAATTCTTCACGTTGAGTCATAATCCCCATTAATGGACCCCAAGCTACTTTCTTTAAAAGTACAAGTAGTAAAATAAAGAAGAATAATGTAGCAAAGATATCCCAAGTGTTAAAACCACTATGGGCTTCAGCACCAAGTACAAGGTAATCAAAAGACACGATTGTTTCACTCCTTTCAAACGCTAATAAGAGATCTTGCTTCTATAATGTATAAATGTATTTATTGTTTTCTAATTCATAAAGAGAATGGCGGATAAAAAACCCGCCATTATAGATTTTGTAAGTGGTTCTTATTTGTTTAATACGATGAAAGCGATAACTGCTGCGATAATTGGAATCGCCTCAACTAATGCTACCCCGATGAACATAACTGTTTGTAAAGCTCCACGTGCTTCTGGTTGACGAGCAATACCTTCTACTGTTTTTGAAACGATTAAACCGTTACCGATACCTGCACCAAGTGCACCTAAACCGATTGCTATAGCTGCTGCTAAAAGACCAACTGAACCTACCATTGTGTAATTTCCTCCTTGGAATGTTGTTTTTTTTTTTTTTTCTGCCTAGTTTCCTAAACAGTTATATTAATGGTCTGACGACACTTTATGTGACATATAAACCATTGTTAACATAACGAAAATGAATGCTTGGATCCCACCTATAAATAGGGAGAAACCTTGCCATGCCATTGCTGGAATAATTGCTCCAACAAAGCCGAAAATACTAGAAGTTGCTAATCCTGCGATCAGTCCTAAAAGAACTTCCCCCGCATAGATATTACCGTAAAGACGAAGACCAAGTGTCAACGTATTTGCGAATTCCTCAATAATTTTTAATGGAAATAAAAATGGAAGTGGTTTTAAATAAGTATCAACATTATATTGTTTAAAACCTTTCATTTGAATTCCGTAGTAGTGCGTTAAAACGATGATCATAACGGATAATGTCATGGTGATGGTTGGGTCTGCTGTTGGAGATTTCCACCAAAGTACCCCATCATACGTGATGGCAAATGGAAGACCTAATACGTTTGCTACTGCAATAAACATAATTAGTGTAATCCCAAGTACATGGAAACGCCCACCTGTTTTCCAGTCGAAGTTACTTTTAATAATCCCCTTCACAAAATCCATAATCCATTCCATGAAGTTCTGCATACCAGTCGGTTTCATTTTTAAGTTTCTTGTCGCAATATAAGCAATTAAGAAAACGATAAGTGTAGTTACCGCAAGCATTAAAATGTTTGACCAGTTTCCATACAGTCCTAAAAACTTGAACGTTGGATTTGCATGTTCCACGATTCATTCACCTCTCTTTCACAATCTCATAGTTAATGTCTTGCATGAAACACAATTCTTTCTACTATTAGTAGAACATAGGGAATCATTAATCCGATAACTGTGCTGATCAGATGTATGTACTCTGGAAGGGCAAGGGCAATTGCAACAGCTGCAACGCCTGATGCGAAGCGAAAAGTTGTGCCGAGACCTGCTCGTCCTTTTCCATTTGTCAACACTCGATCAAATTTCTCCATTCTACGTACTAGAATCCAGAAATTATACAGACCAAATAAAGAACCTAGTGCTAAGCCCGCAAATATTGGCGAATATGGGGTAAATCCCCAACCTAGCGCACATGCTCCGAGCAAAAAAAATATGTACTTTTTCTGCTTCGTATAAATACGTTGCATTTCCTGCATGGGTCTTCAGTCTCCTGAATCATATTTTCGAATGGTAGTAATAATGGCGAACACACCAACCGTAAGGCCAGCGAGTAAACATATTACTAAAAATACTGGAGTGGTTCTAAAAGTATCGTCTATCCACATTCCTGTGAATATACCTATTAAGATAGAACCTACAAGCTGTGAGAGAATCGCAGAATACATCGCTATCCCTTGTAACGGACGTCTATTTCGACGCATAAAAGAGTCCTCACGTTTTTCCTATTTAAGTAAAAACTGTGAAACTAGTAGAAAGTTGATACGACAAGTGTTTCGAGCATGAAACCCCTATCATTGATATCCTTTGTAAGCATACAATAGGGGCAATTTGATGTCAATTAGAAGTAGTGAAATTCTTCACATATACTTCACAATTGACATCTTATCGACAAATTTAATAGAGTCAATTTACTTCTTTTTCTTGAAAAGCCATAAATGATTCTATTTACCCAATTACTTCGTACCGAATAGTCTGTCTCCTGCATCGCCTAACCCTGGAACAATATAGCCATGGTCATTTAGCTTTTCATCTAAAGCTGCAATATAAATATCTACATCTGGATGAGCTTTTTTCAATGCTTCTACACCCTCTGGAGCAGCAATTAGACACATAAATTTAATGCTTGTTGCGCCACGCTTTTTCAAAGAGTTAACTGCTTCAATTGCAGAACCTCCAGTTGCAAGCATTGGATCTACAAGGATGAAATCACGTTCTGCAACATCTGCGGGAAGCTTTACATAATACTCAACTGGTTGCAATGTTTCTGGATCTCGATAAAGACCAACATGTCCAACCTTCGCAGCCGGGATGAGTTTTAAGATTCCATCAATCATTCCAATACCTGCACGTAAAATAGGAACAATCCCTATTTTCTTTCCAGCAAGCACTTTTGATTTTGTTTTTTGTACAGGAGTTTCCACTTCTGTCTCCTCTAATGGTAAATCACGTGTAATCTCAAACGCCATGAGTGTCGCAACCTCGTCTACAAGTTCACGAAACTCTTTAGTTCCAGTGTTTACATCACGGATATATGTAAGTTTGTGTTGAATGAGTGGATGATCAAATACAAATACTTTTGGCATATGGCGTATCTCCTTCTCGTTTTATTTGCAATTCTACTAATTATAACAAAAGAATATGGTTACATACTAGTAATCCTACGTTCTTAATATTGCGTCTATTTTAAGCCGACATAGGATTGTAAATATATTGTCATTGATTGCCTTTGTTCTTTTTCCCACTCCTCACATATTGCCCAATAGTCTTTTTTAAAATTCATTCAAAAATAAAATATAAGAACATCCATTTTACAAATTGAAGTGAAAGGTTAGAAAGTATACAAGTAAAAAGCTACTTTTCCAAAGAAAAGTAGCCTTCATATTACTAAACTATTAATTGTATAATGGGAATTTTGCTGTTAATGCAGAAACACGTTCTTTAGATTCTTTAAGTACAGCTTCGTCTTCATGGTTTTTCAGAAGTTTTGCAATGATTGAAGCGATTTCTTTCATTTCTTCTTCTTTAAATCCACGTGATGTAACTGCTGGAGTACCAATGCGAACTCCTGATGTAATGAAAGGACTAGATGTATCAAATGGAATCGTGTTTTTATTTACTGTAATTCCAACCTCATCAAGTACATGCTCCGCTACCTTACCTGTTAAATCTAAAACAGAAACGTCTAATAGCATAACGTGATTATCAGTTCCACCAGAAACAATACGTATACCTTCTGCAGTTAAGCTATCTGCAAGAGTTTTAGCATTTGCAATCACTTGTGCTTGATACTCTTTAAATTCAGGTTTTTGAGCTTCCCCAAATGCTACAGCTTTTGCAGCAATTACATGCATTAATGGTCCACCTTGAATTCCAGGGAAAATTGTTTTATCAATTTTCTTAGCGAACTCTTCAGTTGTTAAGATTAATCCACCACGTGGTCCACGTAATGTTTTATGTGTCGTCGATGTAACGAAATGTGCATATGGAACTGGATTCGGATGAAGTCCAGCTGCTACTAAACCTGCAATATGTGCCATATCTACAAACAAGTAAGCTCCTACTTCATCAGCAATTTCACGGAATTTAGCAAAGTCGATCGTACGTGAATACGCACTTGCTCCAGCGACGATCATTTTAGGCTTATGTTCTAATGCAATCGCACGAACATTTTCATAGTCGATCGTTTCTGTTTCTTTATCCACACCATAATCGATGAAGTTATATTGAATTCCACTAAAGTTAACTGGAGAACCGTGCGTTAAGTGACCACCATGGGAAAGATTCATACCTAAAATTGTATCACCTGGTTGTAATGCAGTCATATATACTGCCATATTCGCTTGAGAACCTGAATGTGGTTGAACATTTGCATGCTCAGCTCCAAAAATTTCTTTTAATCGATCACGAGCGATATTTTCCACTACATCAACATGCTCACAGCCACCATAGTAGCGTTTACCTGGGTAGCCTTCTGCATATTTATTTGTCAGTACAGAGCCTTGCGCTTCCATAACTGCTTCTGATACAAAGTTTTCTGAAGCAATTAACTCAATATTTGCTTGTTGACGTTTTTTCTCTGCCAGCATAGCTTCATGTACCGCTGGATCTTGTGCTAAAATCTTTTCCACTCTTAGTTCCTCCTCCAATATCATCCGTAAAATGCACGTTCTCCGCCAATTAGCTTTGGACGTGTTCTCGCAATCGTAACGATCGCTTCCCCAATATGCTTTGTGGACACGCGAATCGGAACAGCAACAGGTTTCAATTGCATACCGATAAGCGTTTGTCCTATGTCAATGCCGGCATGTGCTTGTACATGCTCGACAACTACAGGGTCTTGAAATTGAGTGTACGCATAGGCAGACATAGAGCCACCTGCACGAACAACTGGAATAACCGAAACTTCTGGTAATCGATAGAGAAGCTGAGTCTCTCTTTCCATTGTTATTGCTCGATTTATATGTTCACAACCTTGAAATGCTAAATGAACCTTATTTCGATCAGCAAAAGCACGCAAAGGTTCATATAAAACCTCGGCTACCTCTAAGCCACCAGCAGTACCAATTTTCTCGCCGATAATTTCCGAAGTTGAACAGCCAATAACAAATAGATCATTCTCTTTTAAGAACGCTTGCTGCTCAACCTCGAGTAGAAGCTGTTCTATTTGTTTTTTCCACAAACTTTTTGCTTCCATCTAATAATCGCCTTCTTCTATTTATAAATTAGTTCTCTAATGCCGAAATTTTTTCTACACGGCGCTCGTGACGTCCACCTTCAAAGTCTTGTGCAAGCCAAGTAGCTACGATTTCTCTAGCAAGTCCTGGACCTATTACACGTTCACCCATTGCAAGAACATTAGAGTCGTTATGACATCTTGTTGCTTTTGCAGAAAATACATCATGCACTAATGCACATCGAATACCTTTTACTTTATTCGCCGCAATCGACATACCAATACCTGTACCACAAATTAATATACCACGATCAAACTTCCCATTTGCCACACCTTCTGCTACCGGCATTGCATAATCAGGATAATCGACTGAATCATCGTTTGTTGGACCGAAATCCTCATAGGAAAGTCCAAGCTCTTCTAATTGTTGAATAATTTCTTTACGGAGATTATTACCACCGTGATCGGAAGAAATCGCTATTTTCAAATCGTTCCCTCTTTTCTGTTCATATTCCTACTCATCATACCATTATTCTGCACAAAAAAATACAATTCACACGAAGTGAATTGTATTTTTTGACGAATTTCTGTCATTTCTTTAAAAATACTTGTTATTTTAATATATTCTTCAATAAAAAACGAACAATAAATATTATTATAACATTAATATTCGGTTTTTGCGTTTTACGAACATAATGTATACATTATTTTGTATTACGATCAAAAAGGCTTATTACATTATATAGTTCTTCAGATTGTTTCTTCAAATCAACTGATAAGTGATCGATTTCTTCAATAGAACGTGCTTGTTCATCAGTAGCACTTCGTACCTCTTCTGCTCCTGCGGATGTTTCTTCTGCTATTGCAGCAACTTCTTGTGATTGTTGGGCTGTACTTTCAATATTTGTTAACTGCTTTTCAACCAATGAAGATATTTCTACTACTGATTCGGCCATCTCATGTATTTTATTGGACATACCTTCTACTGCCTCGTTTGTCTCAGAAACACGCTTCGCTTCACCTACAGCAAAGCTTACTTGATTTGTCATTTGTTGAACGACAGTTTGCACATCCGTTTGGATAGCAAGGATAAGCTCAGATATTCCTTGTACCGCCTTAGCACTTTCATCCGCTAGTTTGCGAACTTCTTCAGCTACAACTGCAAATCCTTTTCCATGCTCCCCCGCACGTGCAGCTTCAATAGACGCATTTAATGCAAGCAAGTTCGTTTGAGCAGCGATATCTCCAACTAACTGAATAATACTTTCGACTTTTCCTGCGTTTTCTTCTAATTGGTGCACATTTCCTAATGCTGCCTCACTACCAGAAGCAATCTTCTGGATCCCATTTACAAGCGATTGTATAGCTTGCGTAGTTTGGGCTAGTCCATGAATCATTTCCTGCGATTGTACAGAAGACTTTTCAGCACGTTTATTTACTTCTGAAGCAAGCGTTCTGACGTCTTCTACAGATTCTGCTGTTTCTTGCACTGCTATCGCTGATTGTTCTGCACCTTGTGAAATTTGTGCAATCGTACTTGCGATTGCTTCTGCTTGCTCCGATGCCACAGATGATTGCGCTGATAGTTGTTGAACAGTATTATTTGTCTTCTCAAAGTTCTTTTCAATGCCTTGAACCATTTCTCTTAAATTCACAAGCATCGCCTGAAATGCTACTGCAACGGATTGAATCTCATCTTTGGATTTGGGAACTTCCACATCCACTCCAATTTTTCCTTCTGAAGCAAGATTTGCAACTTTTTCTAGATTAAATAAAGGCTTAATAAGTAATCCACTAAAAAAGTAAGCCAATATACCAGACCATAAAATACCTAAAGCGTACATAGCAATCTCAAAAGGTACAGATTTAGTAGTAGTATCAAAGATAAGCGGTTGTATAAAATTAATAAAAATAGCACTTGTTGTATATGTAATTAAAGCTAAAACAGTGACAAACAGCACAATCTTCTTTTGTATTCCGAACGCATACTTCTTCTTTTTTTCTTTCATCCTTAATCCCCCTGAAGTTTTTTCACTAGTTCATCCGTTAGTACATTCAATTCTCTATACGTAGCTTCATATGTACGCAAGTCTCCACCATATGGATCAGATACATCATGTACAGCTTGGGGTGTTACGTACTCAGTGTACATGTAGACTTTTGATATCGCATGCGGAAATGCAAAGATGATGGCTTGTTTATGGGATGCCGTCATCGTTAATATGATATCTGCCCAGTCAACTATTTGTTCATTTAATGCGGATGATTTATGTTTAAACTGGATAGATTCATTCTCCAATACTTTTTGCCCATTTGAAGACATATTACCTCCATCCATCGCATAAATACCTGCTGAACGCACCTCCACACCATTTAAATGACGCTCTTTCAACAATGCCTCTGCAATTGGACTACGACACGTATTTCCCGTGCAAACAAATAATATATTCATCGTACTAATTCCCCATCTCTAGTATATAATAAAAAGTCCTATAATTGTTTTAAATTTTATGATTATTTTTGACTATATTTTGTGAATCTACATAATTCGGTTAATTATTTTGTAACGTTAAAATTCCCATTATTAATAATATCAGTCCCGCAAATCTCATGATGAAAGCTCGGTTCATAATTGCATATTTATATATTATATTTTGCGCAATAAACACTGCTAAAAATGAAAAAATTCCCGAGCTGAGTATGAATATAAACTTCTCTACTTTTAGCATACCAAATGAAATACTTACTGAAAAGGTATCAACGCTTGCTACGACGGCCAATAGAAACGGAGATAAAAGAGGAGCTTGCTTTGGAGATTGTGTAAGAATCATTTGTAATCCCAGTAATGAAAGAAGAACTCCAGATAAATAGGGACTTGCATGCTGAAGATAATTCTGCACGATAATCCCTGCGTAATAACCGATTAAAGGAAAAAGCATATGTAATGCCGCAACCCATGCAGCTAGAGTAAATACTTGTTTCCTATAAGATACAAGAGAAAACAATATTAGTACATCCACAGACATTAATACACCAGCCAAAATTTCACGCCACAAAAAAATCTCCCCCGTCCATTTGCATAATTAACTATATGCAAACTATTAGGAGAGAATACACTCAGACTGTATGAGAAACGCTTTCATTCTTCGTTGCTAGCACTTCGTTGTAAGCTCATGAACTTAAGTTCTATTCGCTTTCGCCTCGCCTGACAAGTGTTTCATTACAGTCTTTAAACTATTCCTCTACATCTATATCGCTGATACTCAAAGAGATTATTAACTATACCAATTACCTTTAGCAGCCTTTTCTAATCTATTCATGATCGCACTTCCAACTCCATGTTTAGGAAAAGCTGGTACAAGGACTAAATCAGCATCTGATTCATCACATTTTCTAAGAGCTTCGTACAATAGGTGTGCAGCATCTTCCAGTTGATTTTCCTTGCCTAATGTAAAAAAGTAATCCGCATTACTTTCACTGTATAGGTCACTTGCAATTAGCGCTACTTTTTTATGATCACTATGTATGCTTTCCACTGCTTTTTGAACTTCAATTATAGAAGCTTCTATTAAATAGACTGGAGCATCCGGTGCGTAATGTGCGTACTTCATTCCTGGCGCTCTAGGAGCTTCTGCTTTGTCAGTCAGTTTTGCTTCATTTACTGGACCAATCACTTTTTCAAGCATTTCTTTTGTAACTCCACCTGGACGAAGAATTGTTGGTTTGTCTGTTGTAACATCCAAAACTGTAGATTCTAAGCCAATCCCTGTTGTACCTCCGTCTACTATTAAAGGTATCTTTCCTTTCAAGTCATGTAGCACGTGGACTGCCTGAGTCGGACTAGGTTTTCCGCTTCTATTTGCACTCGGAGCAGCAACTGGTTTTTTTAAACGTCTAAGTAATTCCAGGGCTACTGGATGCTCAGGCATTCTCACACCAACTGTATCTAATCCGGCTGTAACGTTTTCAGCAAGAGTATTTGGTTTTAATGGCAAAACCAACGTTAGGGCTCCTGGCCAAAATGCATCCATACATTCCATTGCAAGCTTCGGTATATTCATCGTAAATGAATGGAGATCTTTTTTATCACCAATGTGAACAATTAATGGGTTATCCTGCGGTCTTCCCTTCGCCTCGAATATTTTTCGGACAGCAGTTTCTTTGGTAGCATCAGCACCTAATCCATACACTGTCTCTGTTGGAAATGCGACCGTTTCTCCATCATTTAATAAATCCACAGCTTGTGTATAACCATGTTCTTTTGTGGATAAGTTATCCACACTCACAATTTGTGTTTTCATGTCGTAATTACTCCTTTCTCTATAAGTTGTCCACATTTTGTGTATAACTATTAATTATATGTGGATTATTATGTGGAAAACTTCTTTTTTAACCATTCCCATACAAAAAATTTAGGTTTCTCTTTTTTCTTTTCTTCATCCTTATAACAAACTTTTGGAAACAGTGCACACCACCAATTATCCCCGCGACCACTGCCTATTGTAATAACAATCGAATCTACGTGTGTTTGTGCTACTATCCCATCATTCCACACTTTCGGAGGAAATAATGCTTGTCCTGTGGATAAAGTGATTTTTTCTTCATATTTTTCTGACAACTTATCCACAACTTGCTCTAACTCGACATATGTTTCCTGTGGATTACTTTGGTACGTTCTTAAAATGGGCTCAATACTATCTCTTACTTCATTTTTAAATTGTTGATCTTCTACCGAATTGCTATTGGCAATAAGACGAAATCGTGTTCCATCTGTTTGCTCCATAGGTTGAAATAGAATAAATAAACAAAATTGAATAAGTAGCAACATCCATACGAATAAAATAACCGC encodes:
- a CDS encoding AtpZ/AtpI family protein, whose amino-acid sequence is MRRNRRPLQGIAMYSAILSQLVGSILIGIFTGMWIDDTFRTTPVFLVICLLAGLTVGVFAIITTIRKYDSGD
- a CDS encoding L-threonylcarbamoyladenylate synthase translates to MKTQIVSVDNLSTKEHGYTQAVDLLNDGETVAFPTETVYGLGADATKETAVRKIFEAKGRPQDNPLIVHIGDKKDLHSFTMNIPKLAMECMDAFWPGALTLVLPLKPNTLAENVTAGLDTVGVRMPEHPVALELLRRLKKPVAAPSANRSGKPSPTQAVHVLHDLKGKIPLIVDGGTTGIGLESTVLDVTTDKPTILRPGGVTKEMLEKVIGPVNEAKLTDKAEAPRAPGMKYAHYAPDAPVYLIEASIIEVQKAVESIHSDHKKVALIASDLYSESNADYFFTLGKENQLEDAAHLLYEALRKCDESDADLVLVPAFPKHGVGSAIMNRLEKAAKGNWYS
- a CDS encoding manganese efflux pump, with product MWREILAGVLMSVDVLILFSLVSYRKQVFTLAAWVAALHMLFPLIGYYAGIIVQNYLQHASPYLSGVLLSLLGLQMILTQSPKQAPLLSPFLLAVVASVDTFSVSISFGMLKVEKFIFILSSGIFSFLAVFIAQNIIYKYAIMNRAFIMRFAGLILLIMGILTLQNN
- a CDS encoding ATP synthase subunit I, yielding MQEMQRIYTKQKKYIFFLLGACALGWGFTPYSPIFAGLALGSLFGLYNFWILVRRMEKFDRVLTNGKGRAGLGTTFRFASGVAAVAIALALPEYIHLISTVIGLMIPYVLLIVERIVFHARH
- the atpB gene encoding F0F1 ATP synthase subunit A; translation: MEHANPTFKFLGLYGNWSNILMLAVTTLIVFLIAYIATRNLKMKPTGMQNFMEWIMDFVKGIIKSNFDWKTGGRFHVLGITLIMFIAVANVLGLPFAITYDGVLWWKSPTADPTITMTLSVMIIVLTHYYGIQMKGFKQYNVDTYLKPLPFLFPLKIIEEFANTLTLGLRLYGNIYAGEVLLGLIAGLATSSIFGFVGAIIPAMAWQGFSLFIGGIQAFIFVMLTMVYMSHKVSSDH
- the glyA gene encoding serine hydroxymethyltransferase — translated: MEKILAQDPAVHEAMLAEKKRQQANIELIASENFVSEAVMEAQGSVLTNKYAEGYPGKRYYGGCEHVDVVENIARDRLKEIFGAEHANVQPHSGSQANMAVYMTALQPGDTILGMNLSHGGHLTHGSPVNFSGIQYNFIDYGVDKETETIDYENVRAIALEHKPKMIVAGASAYSRTIDFAKFREIADEVGAYLFVDMAHIAGLVAAGLHPNPVPYAHFVTSTTHKTLRGPRGGLILTTEEFAKKIDKTIFPGIQGGPLMHVIAAKAVAFGEAQKPEFKEYQAQVIANAKTLADSLTAEGIRIVSGGTDNHVMLLDVSVLDLTGKVAEHVLDEVGITVNKNTIPFDTSSPFITSGVRIGTPAVTSRGFKEEEMKEIASIIAKLLKNHEDEAVLKESKERVSALTAKFPLYN
- the rpiB gene encoding ribose 5-phosphate isomerase B, giving the protein MKIAISSDHGGNNLRKEIIQQLEELGLSYEDFGPTNDDSVDYPDYAMPVAEGVANGKFDRGILICGTGIGMSIAANKVKGIRCALVHDVFSAKATRCHNDSNVLAMGERVIGPGLAREIVATWLAQDFEGGRHERRVEKISALEN
- a CDS encoding F0F1 ATP synthase subunit delta, producing MSKSTAAQRYAIALFELAQQKNELQSVENDLRELKVVWNGNKDLKTLFTSPKLSLDKKKELIREVFANANPIVINTLLVLIDKKRLSEVSDIISEFMTLSNEAQGIAEAKVYTTRDLTEEERASVSSVFAKNVGKQSLRIQNIVDPSIIGGIRVQIGNRIYDSTLSTKLDRLKRNLIG
- a CDS encoding methyl-accepting chemotaxis protein, with the translated sequence MKEKKKKYAFGIQKKIVLFVTVLALITYTTSAIFINFIQPLIFDTTTKSVPFEIAMYALGILWSGILAYFFSGLLIKPLFNLEKVANLASEGKIGVDVEVPKSKDEIQSVAVAFQAMLVNLREMVQGIEKNFEKTNNTVQQLSAQSSVASEQAEAIASTIAQISQGAEQSAIAVQETAESVEDVRTLASEVNKRAEKSSVQSQEMIHGLAQTTQAIQSLVNGIQKIASGSEAALGNVHQLEENAGKVESIIQLVGDIAAQTNLLALNASIEAARAGEHGKGFAVVAEEVRKLADESAKAVQGISELILAIQTDVQTVVQQMTNQVSFAVGEAKRVSETNEAVEGMSNKIHEMAESVVEISSLVEKQLTNIESTAQQSQEVAAIAEETSAGAEEVRSATDEQARSIEEIDHLSVDLKKQSEELYNVISLFDRNTK
- the atpF gene encoding F0F1 ATP synthase subunit B, with amino-acid sequence MSFDYLVLGAEAHSGFNTWDIFATLFFFILLLVLLKKVAWGPLMGIMTQREELIASEIEAAESSRQESERLLEEQRDLLKEARTEALAIVENAKKQGEASREEIITTARSEAARLKESAIREIDTEKERAIAAVRQEVVSLSVLAASKVLEKEVSEEDNRALIEATIAKAGEVN
- a CDS encoding TIGR01440 family protein, whose protein sequence is MEAKSLWKKQIEQLLLEVEQQAFLKENDLFVIGCSTSEIIGEKIGTAGGLEVAEVLYEPLRAFADRNKVHLAFQGCEHINRAITMERETQLLYRLPEVSVIPVVRAGGSMSAYAYTQFQDPVVVEHVQAHAGIDIGQTLIGMQLKPVAVPIRVSTKHIGEAIVTIARTRPKLIGGERAFYG
- a CDS encoding low molecular weight protein arginine phosphatase, with the translated sequence MNILFVCTGNTCRSPIAEALLKERHLNGVEVRSAGIYAMDGGNMSSNGQKVLENESIQFKHKSSALNEQIVDWADIILTMTASHKQAIIFAFPHAISKVYMYTEYVTPQAVHDVSDPYGGDLRTYEATYRELNVLTDELVKKLQGD
- the upp gene encoding uracil phosphoribosyltransferase; amino-acid sequence: MPKVFVFDHPLIQHKLTYIRDVNTGTKEFRELVDEVATLMAFEITRDLPLEETEVETPVQKTKSKVLAGKKIGIVPILRAGIGMIDGILKLIPAAKVGHVGLYRDPETLQPVEYYVKLPADVAERDFILVDPMLATGGSAIEAVNSLKKRGATSIKFMCLIAAPEGVEALKKAHPDVDIYIAALDEKLNDHGYIVPGLGDAGDRLFGTK
- a CDS encoding stage II sporulation protein R — protein: MLPDYEIKRTPRIGKQIDAVILFVWMLLLIQFCLFILFQPMEQTDGTRFRLIANSNSVEDQQFKNEVRDSIEPILRTYQSNPQETYVELEQVVDKLSEKYEEKITLSTGQALFPPKVWNDGIVAQTHVDSIVITIGSGRGDNWWCALFPKVCYKDEEKKKEKPKFFVWEWLKKKFST
- the atpE gene encoding F0F1 ATP synthase subunit C yields the protein MVGSVGLLAAAIAIGLGALGAGIGNGLIVSKTVEGIARQPEARGALQTVMFIGVALVEAIPIIAAVIAFIVLNK